One Candidatus Paceibacterota bacterium genomic region harbors:
- the rpsO gene encoding 30S ribosomal protein S15, whose product MLSQQEKEKIIKNYKLHDVDTGSPEVQVALLTEEIKQLLLHLKMHAKDVHSKRGLLKMVSKRRSLLGYLKKESAKRYNSIIKKIGLKK is encoded by the coding sequence ATGCTTTCACAACAAGAAAAAGAAAAAATAATCAAAAATTACAAGTTGCACGACGTAGATACCGGTTCTCCGGAAGTGCAGGTTGCTTTATTAACCGAAGAAATAAAACAGCTGCTTTTGCATTTAAAAATGCACGCCAAAGACGTCCACTCAAAAAGAGGACTATTGAAAATGGTTTCAAAAAGGAGAAGCCTGCTCGGTTATTTAAAGAAGGAAAGTGCAAAAAGATATAACAGTATAATCAAAAAAATAGGATTGAAAAAATAA